One Helianthus annuus cultivar XRQ/B chromosome 12, HanXRQr2.0-SUNRISE, whole genome shotgun sequence genomic region harbors:
- the LOC110895733 gene encoding telomerase reverse transcriptase isoform X10, translated as MRKVRKRVPEVLWKLFGKRAQSLAEALLSLIPPATLQCRCKGSRACLRCRSSDTERMSFLLREDDPSHYRTLLNHCFVVLFHTAPSPPPFDYHSRFSQIELVRKTIEMILSENISTKNVICTGYNKHKRSSTALEALTSSSWNLLLKRVGDGLMVHLLKHSLIFMPLNRKKHHQVAGIAINDLCWQHLKNHQHSSGVPERHHKADSVFMNIDIPESSLSCHGDSTVRVDLSQENGVLSRKRLRSRACRRKRKRRKLSSQYTKSSLPEKCMLYNPQMKSLCSCCSVWQTLQKVSTKNQINKRPMLYKLERTSSILPEKHIINSLRPNACGANALFKDIFDVCSALQPTQCTHSNDTCVVGATCLYHSLHKRLKILIRKASHCPRVKLLNKHILDQSSTSEQSSELSCSKRQVVSFVWAACMNIIPRELLGNWRILRKNISKFIRLRIYEKFSLHQCMYKLKISDFQFLSAICNSGIIRKLLERWTYWVFAFIVVPLLQANFYVTESEHGKLQVFFYEKSVWEKLMKTSIGCLKDECYRLVNVTSVKQIVSCRRFGFSRVRFRPKANGIRPLANLKSSSRLQISHSIKEFKAVNVVLQDLHAALKDVQIKAPEKLGSSVFSYNDVHRNLRNFISRVKSGSSTLPRMYMVVADVQKAYDSIDQDKLLHLMKDVIVDDHLLHQTHQIIASNQHFQVLPYINLCKQFRSHAQSHSSHSIILDQGRSRIAAKDDLHFNLQQHVKNNLLYIDQRFYQQNVGIPQGSILSSLLCSFYFGHMETTKLVPFLDKITKSDFMLLRFIDDFLFISTSKKLALGFFSRLERGFCEYNCSMNKEKFGLSFDFGQIKSKLNWSDFDGNGNKFVRWSGLLINCKTLEVQADYTRLNIHQAFLLCAMKFHCYACDLSDICTFDSRSYLDIICKSLSFGVGGLTGSSLFIPWDRVLFFRYMYRLMKRRVFSMQVDPGLRPFIRVRRREVDWLGLTAYVEVLKRKQSRYNELLYLLELKLKSVTIESPDLKSAADKSNSSVLWKIKY; from the exons ATGAGGAAGGTGAGGAAGAGAGTACCTGAGGTGCTATGGAAATTGTTTGGAAAGCGCGCTCAAAGCCTCGCGGAAGCCTTACTTTCCTTGATCCCTCCGGCGACGCTTCAATGCCGCTGCAAGGGCAGTCGGGCTTGTCTTCGATGCCGCTCCTCCGACACTGAGCGTATGTCGTTTTTGCTCCGAGAAGACGATCCATCCCACTACCGTACCCTCCTCAATCACTGCTTTGTCGTCCTCTTCCACACTGCGCCATCTCCTCCTCCTTTCGATTACCATTCTCGCTTCTCCCAGATAGAG CTTGTTAGAAAGACCATTGAAATGATATTATCTGAGAACATATCCACAAAGAATGTAATATGCACAGGCTATAACAAG CACAAGCGTTCAAGCACTGCTTTAGAAGCTCTAACGTCATCCTCATGGAATCTGCTTCTAAAGAGG GTAGGAGATGGGCTCATGGTTCATTTATTGAAACATTCTTTAATATTTATGCCTCTCAATAGAAAGAAACATCATCAGGTAGCAGGAATTGCCATTAATGACTTATGCTGGCAACACTTGAAGAATCACCAGCATTCATCAG GTGTTCCTGAGAGGCACCATAAAGCTGATTCTGTCTTTATGAATATCGATATTCCAGAAAGTTCTCTGAGTTGTCATGGAGATTCCACAGTTCGTGTCGACTTAAGTCAAGAAAATGGAGTCCTGTCTAGGAAGCGATTAAGATCACGTGCTTGCAGACGCAAGCGTAAACGTAGGAAGCTTTCGTCTCAGTACACAAAAAGTTCATTACCTGAGAAG TGTATGTTATATAATCCACAGATGAAATCCCTGTGCTCATGTTGTTCAGTCTGGCAAACACTACAGAAAGTTTCGACAAAAAATCAGATTAATAAGCGACCCATGTTATATAAATTGGAACGCACATCGTCAATTCTTCCAGAAAAAC ATATAATTAATTCTCTGAGGCCTAATGCTTGTGGTGCAAATGCTCTGTTCAAGGACATTTTTGATGTCTGCTCAGCTCTTCAGCCAACCCAATGCACTCACAGCAATGACACATGCGTCGTTGGAGCGACATGCCT ATATCACTCTCTTCACAAGCGGCTCAAGATTCTTATACGCAAAGCAAGTCATTGCCCACGAGTAAAGTTACTGAATAAGCATATCTTGGATCAAAGCTCCACATCTGAG CAATCTTCAGAGTTATCTTGCTCAAAACGCCAGGTGGTGTCGTTTGTATGGGCTGCTTGTATGAACATTATCCCCCGGGAACTGCTTGGAAATTGGAGGATTCTAAGGAAGAATATATCTAAGTTCATCAGGCTACGGATATACGAGAAGTTTTCTCTACATCAGTGCATGTATAAACTGAAAATATCAGACTTTCAGTTCCTATCAGCTATCTGCAATTCGGGTATCATTCGGAAGCTTCTAGAAAGATGGACATATTGGGTGTTTGCGTTCATTGTAGTGCCGTTGCTGCAAGCTAACTTTTATGTAACTGAAAGTGAGCATGGGAAGTTACAAGTGTTCTTCTACGAGAAATCAGTCTGGGAAAAACTGATGAAAACCTCAATTGGATGCTTAAAGGATGAATGTTACAGGTTGGTAAATGTGACTTCTGTTAAACAAATAGTGAGTTGTAGAAGATTTGGTTTCTCTAGGGTTAGATTCCGGCCAAAAGCTAACGGAATACGACCACTGGCTAATCTTAAATCGTCATCGCGACTGCAAATTTCACATTCTATTAAGGAATTCAAGGCCGTAAATGTCGTTCTTCAGGATCTACATGCCGCCTTAAAAGATGTGCAAATTAAAGCTCCTGAAAAATTAGGTTCGTCAGTGTTCAGTTACAATGACGTGCACAGAAACTTGAGGAATTTTATATCTCGAGTAAAAAGCGGATCCAGCACGTTGCCTCGCATGTATATGGTTGTCGCTGATGTTCAAAAAGCTTATGATTCCATCGATCAGGATAAACTGCTTCATCTGATGAAAGATGTTATAGTGGATGATCATCTCCTGCATCAAACACACCAAATTATCGCCTCAAACCAACATTTTCAAGTGCTTCCATACATCAATTTGTGTAAACAGTTCCGATCTCATGCTCAGAGTCACTCATCTCATAGCATTATTCTCGATCAG GGAAGAAGCAGAATAGCAGCGAAAGATGATCTCCATTTTAATCTTCAACAACATGTGAAGAACAACCTGCTGTATATAGATCAAAGATTTTACCAGCAAAATGTTGGCATACCACAAGGAAGCATTTTGTCTTCATTACTCTGCTCATTCTACTTTGGACACATGGAAACTACCAAACTGGTTCCATTTTTAGACAAGATAACCAAATCTGATTTCATGCTGCTTAGGTTTATCGATGATTTTCTTTTTATATCAACCTCAAAGAAACTAGCCCTTGGGTTCTTTTCCAGGCTAGAAAGAGGATTCTGCGAGTACAACTGCAGCATGAACAAAGAAAAATTCGGTTTAAGTTTTGACTTTGGCCAAATAAAGTCAAAATTAAACTGGTCCGATTTCGATGGAAATGGTAATAAGTTTGTTAGATGGAGTGGTTTGCTCATCAATTGCAAGACTCTAGAAGTTCAGGCAGACTACACAAG GTTGAATATCCATCAAGCGTTTCTTCTATGCGCGATGAAGTTCCATTGCTACGCATGTGATTTATCTGACATCTGTACTTTTGACTCCAGATCTTATTTGGACATCATCTGCAAGTCTCTGAG TTTTGGAGTTGGGGGTCTCACCGGAAGCAGCCTCTTTATCCCTtgggatagag TCTTATTTTTCAGGTATATGTATAGGCTTATGAAGAGAAGAGTGTTTTCCATGCAAGTCGATCCTGGTTTACGGCCATTTATTAGAGTGAGAAGGAGGGAAGTTGACTGGCTTGGATTAACCGCTTACGTTGAAGTCCTAAAGCGAAAGCAATCACGATACAATGAACTATTATATTTATTGGAGTTGAAGTTGAAATCGGTTACCATTGAATCACCGGACTTAAAGTCTGCTGCTGATAAATCCAACTCCTCGGTACTATGGAAAATAAAGTACTGA
- the LOC110895733 gene encoding telomerase reverse transcriptase isoform X8: MRKVRKRVPEVLWKLFGKRAQSLAEALLSLIPPATLQCRCKGSRACLRCRSSDTERMSFLLREDDPSHYRTLLNHCFVVLFHTAPSPPPFDYHSRFSQIELVRKTIEMILSENISTKNVICTGYNKHKRSSTALEALTSSSWNLLLKRVAGIAINDLCWQHLKNHQHSSESSLSCHGDSTVRVDLSQENGVLSRKRLRSRACRRKRKRRKLSSQYTKSSLPEKCMLYNPQMKSLCSCCSVWQTLQKVSTKNQINKRPMLYKLERTSSILPEKHIINSLRPNACGANALFKDIFDVCSALQPTQCTHSNDTCVVGATCLYHSLHKRLKILIRKASHCPRVKLLNKHILDQSSTSEQSSELSCSKRQVVSFVWAACMNIIPRELLGNWRILRKNISKFIRLRIYEKFSLHQCMYKLKISDFQFLSAICNSGIIRKLLERWTYWVFAFIVVPLLQANFYVTESEHGKLQVFFYEKSVWEKLMKTSIGCLKDECYRLVNVTSVKQIVSCRRFGFSRVRFRPKANGIRPLANLKSSSRLQISHSIKEFKAVNVVLQDLHAALKDVQIKAPEKLGSSVFSYNDVHRNLRNFISRVKSGSSTLPRMYMVVADVQKAYDSIDQDKLLHLMKDVIVDDHLLHQTHQIIASNQHFQVLPYINLCKQFRSHAQSHSSHSIILDQGRSRIAAKDDLHFNLQQHVKNNLLYIDQRFYQQNVGIPQGSILSSLLCSFYFGHMETTKLVPFLDKITKSDFMLLRFIDDFLFISTSKKLALGFFSRLERGFCEYNCSMNKEKFGLSFDFGQIKSKLNWSDFDGNGNKFVRWSGLLINCKTLEVQADYTRYLNAHLRSTLTVCWQGNPGQHFRKKMCDYLRPKCHPIFYDSNINSAAVVRLNIHQAFLLCAMKFHCYACDLSDICTFDSRSYLDIICKSLSFGVGGLTGSSLFIPWDRVLFFRYMYRLMKRRVFSMQVDPGLRPFIRVRRREVDWLGLTAYVEVLKRKQSRYNELLYLLELKLKSVTIESPDLKSAADKSNSSVLWKIKY; encoded by the exons ATGAGGAAGGTGAGGAAGAGAGTACCTGAGGTGCTATGGAAATTGTTTGGAAAGCGCGCTCAAAGCCTCGCGGAAGCCTTACTTTCCTTGATCCCTCCGGCGACGCTTCAATGCCGCTGCAAGGGCAGTCGGGCTTGTCTTCGATGCCGCTCCTCCGACACTGAGCGTATGTCGTTTTTGCTCCGAGAAGACGATCCATCCCACTACCGTACCCTCCTCAATCACTGCTTTGTCGTCCTCTTCCACACTGCGCCATCTCCTCCTCCTTTCGATTACCATTCTCGCTTCTCCCAGATAGAG CTTGTTAGAAAGACCATTGAAATGATATTATCTGAGAACATATCCACAAAGAATGTAATATGCACAGGCTATAACAAG CACAAGCGTTCAAGCACTGCTTTAGAAGCTCTAACGTCATCCTCATGGAATCTGCTTCTAAAGAGG GTAGCAGGAATTGCCATTAATGACTTATGCTGGCAACACTTGAAGAATCACCAGCATTCATCAG AAAGTTCTCTGAGTTGTCATGGAGATTCCACAGTTCGTGTCGACTTAAGTCAAGAAAATGGAGTCCTGTCTAGGAAGCGATTAAGATCACGTGCTTGCAGACGCAAGCGTAAACGTAGGAAGCTTTCGTCTCAGTACACAAAAAGTTCATTACCTGAGAAG TGTATGTTATATAATCCACAGATGAAATCCCTGTGCTCATGTTGTTCAGTCTGGCAAACACTACAGAAAGTTTCGACAAAAAATCAGATTAATAAGCGACCCATGTTATATAAATTGGAACGCACATCGTCAATTCTTCCAGAAAAAC ATATAATTAATTCTCTGAGGCCTAATGCTTGTGGTGCAAATGCTCTGTTCAAGGACATTTTTGATGTCTGCTCAGCTCTTCAGCCAACCCAATGCACTCACAGCAATGACACATGCGTCGTTGGAGCGACATGCCT ATATCACTCTCTTCACAAGCGGCTCAAGATTCTTATACGCAAAGCAAGTCATTGCCCACGAGTAAAGTTACTGAATAAGCATATCTTGGATCAAAGCTCCACATCTGAG CAATCTTCAGAGTTATCTTGCTCAAAACGCCAGGTGGTGTCGTTTGTATGGGCTGCTTGTATGAACATTATCCCCCGGGAACTGCTTGGAAATTGGAGGATTCTAAGGAAGAATATATCTAAGTTCATCAGGCTACGGATATACGAGAAGTTTTCTCTACATCAGTGCATGTATAAACTGAAAATATCAGACTTTCAGTTCCTATCAGCTATCTGCAATTCGGGTATCATTCGGAAGCTTCTAGAAAGATGGACATATTGGGTGTTTGCGTTCATTGTAGTGCCGTTGCTGCAAGCTAACTTTTATGTAACTGAAAGTGAGCATGGGAAGTTACAAGTGTTCTTCTACGAGAAATCAGTCTGGGAAAAACTGATGAAAACCTCAATTGGATGCTTAAAGGATGAATGTTACAGGTTGGTAAATGTGACTTCTGTTAAACAAATAGTGAGTTGTAGAAGATTTGGTTTCTCTAGGGTTAGATTCCGGCCAAAAGCTAACGGAATACGACCACTGGCTAATCTTAAATCGTCATCGCGACTGCAAATTTCACATTCTATTAAGGAATTCAAGGCCGTAAATGTCGTTCTTCAGGATCTACATGCCGCCTTAAAAGATGTGCAAATTAAAGCTCCTGAAAAATTAGGTTCGTCAGTGTTCAGTTACAATGACGTGCACAGAAACTTGAGGAATTTTATATCTCGAGTAAAAAGCGGATCCAGCACGTTGCCTCGCATGTATATGGTTGTCGCTGATGTTCAAAAAGCTTATGATTCCATCGATCAGGATAAACTGCTTCATCTGATGAAAGATGTTATAGTGGATGATCATCTCCTGCATCAAACACACCAAATTATCGCCTCAAACCAACATTTTCAAGTGCTTCCATACATCAATTTGTGTAAACAGTTCCGATCTCATGCTCAGAGTCACTCATCTCATAGCATTATTCTCGATCAG GGAAGAAGCAGAATAGCAGCGAAAGATGATCTCCATTTTAATCTTCAACAACATGTGAAGAACAACCTGCTGTATATAGATCAAAGATTTTACCAGCAAAATGTTGGCATACCACAAGGAAGCATTTTGTCTTCATTACTCTGCTCATTCTACTTTGGACACATGGAAACTACCAAACTGGTTCCATTTTTAGACAAGATAACCAAATCTGATTTCATGCTGCTTAGGTTTATCGATGATTTTCTTTTTATATCAACCTCAAAGAAACTAGCCCTTGGGTTCTTTTCCAGGCTAGAAAGAGGATTCTGCGAGTACAACTGCAGCATGAACAAAGAAAAATTCGGTTTAAGTTTTGACTTTGGCCAAATAAAGTCAAAATTAAACTGGTCCGATTTCGATGGAAATGGTAATAAGTTTGTTAGATGGAGTGGTTTGCTCATCAATTGCAAGACTCTAGAAGTTCAGGCAGACTACACAAGGTACCTGAATGCCCATTTAAGATCCACTCTTACAGTGTGTTGGCAAGGGAATCCTGGTCAACATTTCAGgaaaaaaatgtgtgattattTGCGACCCAAATGTCACCCCATCTTTTATGATTCAAATATTAATTCAGCAGCAGTTGTCAGGTTGAATATCCATCAAGCGTTTCTTCTATGCGCGATGAAGTTCCATTGCTACGCATGTGATTTATCTGACATCTGTACTTTTGACTCCAGATCTTATTTGGACATCATCTGCAAGTCTCTGAG TTTTGGAGTTGGGGGTCTCACCGGAAGCAGCCTCTTTATCCCTtgggatagag TCTTATTTTTCAGGTATATGTATAGGCTTATGAAGAGAAGAGTGTTTTCCATGCAAGTCGATCCTGGTTTACGGCCATTTATTAGAGTGAGAAGGAGGGAAGTTGACTGGCTTGGATTAACCGCTTACGTTGAAGTCCTAAAGCGAAAGCAATCACGATACAATGAACTATTATATTTATTGGAGTTGAAGTTGAAATCGGTTACCATTGAATCACCGGACTTAAAGTCTGCTGCTGATAAATCCAACTCCTCGGTACTATGGAAAATAAAGTACTGA
- the LOC110895733 gene encoding telomerase reverse transcriptase isoform X14, with amino-acid sequence MRKVRKRVPEVLWKLFGKRAQSLAEALLSLIPPATLQCRCKGSRACLRCRSSDTERMSFLLREDDPSHYRTLLNHCFVVLFHTAPSPPPFDYHSRFSQIELVRKTIEMILSENISTKNVICTGYNKHKRSSTALEALTSSSWNLLLKRVAGIAINDLCWQHLKNHQHSSESSLSCHGDSTVRVDLSQENGVLSRKRLRSRACRRKRKRRKLSSQYTKSSLPEKMKSLCSCCSVWQTLQKVSTKNQINKRPMLYKLERTSSILPEKHIINSLRPNACGANALFKDIFDVCSALQPTQCTHSNDTCVVGATCLYHSLHKRLKILIRKASHCPRVKLLNKHILDQSSTSEQSSELSCSKRQVVSFVWAACMNIIPRELLGNWRILRKNISKFIRLRIYEKFSLHQCMYKLKISDFQFLSAICNSGIIRKLLERWTYWVFAFIVVPLLQANFYVTESEHGKLQVFFYEKSVWEKLMKTSIGCLKDECYRLVNVTSVKQIVSCRRFGFSRVRFRPKANGIRPLANLKSSSRLQISHSIKEFKAVNVVLQDLHAALKDVQIKAPEKLGSSVFSYNDVHRNLRNFISRVKSGSSTLPRMYMVVADVQKAYDSIDQDKLLHLMKDVIVDDHLLHQTHQIIASNQHFQVLPYINLCKQFRSHAQSHSSHSIILDQGRSRIAAKDDLHFNLQQHVKNNLLYIDQRFYQQNVGIPQGSILSSLLCSFYFGHMETTKLVPFLDKITKSDFMLLRFIDDFLFISTSKKLALGFFSRLERGFCEYNCSMNKEKFGLSFDFGQIKSKLNWSDFDGNGNKFVRWSGLLINCKTLEVQADYTRYLNAHLRSTLTVCWQGNPGQHFRKKMCDYLRPKCHPIFYDSNINSAAVVRLNIHQAFLLCAMKFHCYACDLSDICTFDSRSYLDIICKSLRYMYRLMKRRVFSMQVDPGLRPFIRVRRREVDWLGLTAYVEVLKRKQSRYNELLYLLELKLKSVTIESPDLKSAADKSNSSVLWKIKY; translated from the exons ATGAGGAAGGTGAGGAAGAGAGTACCTGAGGTGCTATGGAAATTGTTTGGAAAGCGCGCTCAAAGCCTCGCGGAAGCCTTACTTTCCTTGATCCCTCCGGCGACGCTTCAATGCCGCTGCAAGGGCAGTCGGGCTTGTCTTCGATGCCGCTCCTCCGACACTGAGCGTATGTCGTTTTTGCTCCGAGAAGACGATCCATCCCACTACCGTACCCTCCTCAATCACTGCTTTGTCGTCCTCTTCCACACTGCGCCATCTCCTCCTCCTTTCGATTACCATTCTCGCTTCTCCCAGATAGAG CTTGTTAGAAAGACCATTGAAATGATATTATCTGAGAACATATCCACAAAGAATGTAATATGCACAGGCTATAACAAG CACAAGCGTTCAAGCACTGCTTTAGAAGCTCTAACGTCATCCTCATGGAATCTGCTTCTAAAGAGG GTAGCAGGAATTGCCATTAATGACTTATGCTGGCAACACTTGAAGAATCACCAGCATTCATCAG AAAGTTCTCTGAGTTGTCATGGAGATTCCACAGTTCGTGTCGACTTAAGTCAAGAAAATGGAGTCCTGTCTAGGAAGCGATTAAGATCACGTGCTTGCAGACGCAAGCGTAAACGTAGGAAGCTTTCGTCTCAGTACACAAAAAGTTCATTACCTGAGAAG ATGAAATCCCTGTGCTCATGTTGTTCAGTCTGGCAAACACTACAGAAAGTTTCGACAAAAAATCAGATTAATAAGCGACCCATGTTATATAAATTGGAACGCACATCGTCAATTCTTCCAGAAAAAC ATATAATTAATTCTCTGAGGCCTAATGCTTGTGGTGCAAATGCTCTGTTCAAGGACATTTTTGATGTCTGCTCAGCTCTTCAGCCAACCCAATGCACTCACAGCAATGACACATGCGTCGTTGGAGCGACATGCCT ATATCACTCTCTTCACAAGCGGCTCAAGATTCTTATACGCAAAGCAAGTCATTGCCCACGAGTAAAGTTACTGAATAAGCATATCTTGGATCAAAGCTCCACATCTGAG CAATCTTCAGAGTTATCTTGCTCAAAACGCCAGGTGGTGTCGTTTGTATGGGCTGCTTGTATGAACATTATCCCCCGGGAACTGCTTGGAAATTGGAGGATTCTAAGGAAGAATATATCTAAGTTCATCAGGCTACGGATATACGAGAAGTTTTCTCTACATCAGTGCATGTATAAACTGAAAATATCAGACTTTCAGTTCCTATCAGCTATCTGCAATTCGGGTATCATTCGGAAGCTTCTAGAAAGATGGACATATTGGGTGTTTGCGTTCATTGTAGTGCCGTTGCTGCAAGCTAACTTTTATGTAACTGAAAGTGAGCATGGGAAGTTACAAGTGTTCTTCTACGAGAAATCAGTCTGGGAAAAACTGATGAAAACCTCAATTGGATGCTTAAAGGATGAATGTTACAGGTTGGTAAATGTGACTTCTGTTAAACAAATAGTGAGTTGTAGAAGATTTGGTTTCTCTAGGGTTAGATTCCGGCCAAAAGCTAACGGAATACGACCACTGGCTAATCTTAAATCGTCATCGCGACTGCAAATTTCACATTCTATTAAGGAATTCAAGGCCGTAAATGTCGTTCTTCAGGATCTACATGCCGCCTTAAAAGATGTGCAAATTAAAGCTCCTGAAAAATTAGGTTCGTCAGTGTTCAGTTACAATGACGTGCACAGAAACTTGAGGAATTTTATATCTCGAGTAAAAAGCGGATCCAGCACGTTGCCTCGCATGTATATGGTTGTCGCTGATGTTCAAAAAGCTTATGATTCCATCGATCAGGATAAACTGCTTCATCTGATGAAAGATGTTATAGTGGATGATCATCTCCTGCATCAAACACACCAAATTATCGCCTCAAACCAACATTTTCAAGTGCTTCCATACATCAATTTGTGTAAACAGTTCCGATCTCATGCTCAGAGTCACTCATCTCATAGCATTATTCTCGATCAG GGAAGAAGCAGAATAGCAGCGAAAGATGATCTCCATTTTAATCTTCAACAACATGTGAAGAACAACCTGCTGTATATAGATCAAAGATTTTACCAGCAAAATGTTGGCATACCACAAGGAAGCATTTTGTCTTCATTACTCTGCTCATTCTACTTTGGACACATGGAAACTACCAAACTGGTTCCATTTTTAGACAAGATAACCAAATCTGATTTCATGCTGCTTAGGTTTATCGATGATTTTCTTTTTATATCAACCTCAAAGAAACTAGCCCTTGGGTTCTTTTCCAGGCTAGAAAGAGGATTCTGCGAGTACAACTGCAGCATGAACAAAGAAAAATTCGGTTTAAGTTTTGACTTTGGCCAAATAAAGTCAAAATTAAACTGGTCCGATTTCGATGGAAATGGTAATAAGTTTGTTAGATGGAGTGGTTTGCTCATCAATTGCAAGACTCTAGAAGTTCAGGCAGACTACACAAGGTACCTGAATGCCCATTTAAGATCCACTCTTACAGTGTGTTGGCAAGGGAATCCTGGTCAACATTTCAGgaaaaaaatgtgtgattattTGCGACCCAAATGTCACCCCATCTTTTATGATTCAAATATTAATTCAGCAGCAGTTGTCAGGTTGAATATCCATCAAGCGTTTCTTCTATGCGCGATGAAGTTCCATTGCTACGCATGTGATTTATCTGACATCTGTACTTTTGACTCCAGATCTTATTTGGACATCATCTGCAAGTCTCTGAG GTATATGTATAGGCTTATGAAGAGAAGAGTGTTTTCCATGCAAGTCGATCCTGGTTTACGGCCATTTATTAGAGTGAGAAGGAGGGAAGTTGACTGGCTTGGATTAACCGCTTACGTTGAAGTCCTAAAGCGAAAGCAATCACGATACAATGAACTATTATATTTATTGGAGTTGAAGTTGAAATCGGTTACCATTGAATCACCGGACTTAAAGTCTGCTGCTGATAAATCCAACTCCTCGGTACTATGGAAAATAAAGTACTGA